From Pseudomonas hefeiensis, one genomic window encodes:
- a CDS encoding purine-cytosine permease family protein, which yields MSQMSRQDPLIENHTVDYVPLAERHGKARDLFTLWFSTNIAPLPIVTGAMVVQVFHLDLFWGLLAIALGHMVGGLVIALASAQGPRMGIPQMVQSRGQFGRYGALLIVFFAAIIYIGFFISNIVLAGKSIVGIVPSVPVPASILIGALSATAIGVIGYRFIHTLNRIGTWVMGSALLAGFLYIFAHDLPADFFTRGGFNLSGWLATVSLGIIWQISFSPYVSDYSRYLPADIGIARPFFATYLGATLGTILSFTFGAVAVLATPEGTEAMAAVKQSTGWLGPILMVLFLLNIISHNALNLYGAVLSIITSIQTFASQWTPSIKVRVVLSSGVLAGCCFVALGASADFISQFIGLILALLLVLVPWASINLIDFYLIKRGSYDIASIFRADGGIYGCFNLHAIVAYFIGIIVQLPFANTSLYVGPYANLVEGADLSWLVGLVVTCPLYYCLATRSQAQERKASRLGYAD from the coding sequence ATGTCCCAGATGTCCCGGCAAGACCCCCTGATCGAGAATCATACGGTCGATTACGTCCCACTCGCGGAACGGCACGGGAAGGCCCGCGACCTTTTCACTTTATGGTTCAGTACCAACATCGCGCCGTTGCCCATCGTGACCGGTGCCATGGTGGTCCAAGTGTTCCACCTCGACCTGTTTTGGGGGCTGCTGGCGATTGCGCTCGGGCACATGGTTGGCGGTCTGGTGATTGCCCTCGCGTCGGCCCAGGGCCCGCGCATGGGGATTCCGCAGATGGTGCAGAGCCGCGGCCAGTTCGGCCGTTACGGTGCGCTGCTGATCGTGTTCTTTGCGGCGATCATCTATATCGGCTTTTTCATCTCCAACATCGTCCTGGCCGGAAAATCGATCGTCGGAATTGTGCCTTCGGTTCCGGTGCCGGCGAGCATCCTCATCGGCGCCCTGAGCGCCACCGCGATCGGGGTGATCGGCTACCGCTTCATTCACACTCTCAATCGCATTGGCACCTGGGTCATGGGCAGTGCCTTGCTCGCCGGTTTCCTTTACATCTTCGCCCACGACCTGCCGGCAGACTTCTTCACGCGCGGCGGTTTCAACCTGTCGGGCTGGCTGGCGACGGTGTCGCTGGGGATCATCTGGCAGATCAGCTTCTCGCCTTATGTGTCGGATTACTCGCGTTATCTGCCGGCGGATATCGGGATTGCCCGTCCGTTTTTCGCCACGTATCTGGGCGCGACCCTGGGTACCATTCTCTCGTTCACCTTCGGCGCGGTGGCGGTGCTGGCGACTCCGGAAGGCACCGAGGCGATGGCAGCGGTGAAGCAGTCCACTGGTTGGCTGGGGCCGATTCTGATGGTGCTGTTTTTGCTCAACATCATCAGCCACAACGCCTTGAATCTGTATGGCGCGGTGCTGTCGATCATCACCTCGATCCAGACCTTCGCCAGCCAATGGACGCCGAGCATCAAGGTGCGCGTGGTGTTGTCGAGTGGGGTGCTGGCGGGGTGCTGCTTCGTCGCATTGGGCGCTTCCGCAGACTTCATCTCGCAGTTCATCGGCCTGATTTTGGCGCTGCTGCTGGTGCTGGTGCCTTGGGCGTCGATCAACCTGATTGATTTCTATCTGATCAAGCGTGGCAGTTATGACATTGCCTCGATCTTCCGTGCGGATGGCGGGATTTACGGGTGTTTCAATCTGCATGCGATCGTTGCGTATTTCATCGGGATTATTGTGCAGCTGCCGTTTGCCAATACGTCGTTGTATGTCGGGCCGTATGCCAATTTGGTGGAAGGGGCTGATCTGTCGTGGCTGGTGGGGTTGGTGGTGACTTGCCCGTTGTATTATTGCCTGGCTACCCGCAGTCAAGCGCAAGAGCGCAAAGCTTCCAGACTCGGTTATGCCGATTAA
- a CDS encoding PDR/VanB family oxidoreductase, whose product MSAVLNVQVSAARMLTPVVRELTLTACDGALPGFSPGSHVQVHLPLAEGKVRNAYSLTNDPAHIQHYRIAVRLQEASRGGSRYLHHQVQLGDTLQISPPANLFAPHGTAHLHILIAAGIGITPFMAYIAAMEQQQARFELHYLFRPGISDAYLDELQQHLGARLHAYDRRPDLSQILADRPLGSHVYTCGPQSLLDAVEREATRLGWPRKRVHSEAFKGAQPGQPFDLHLLRSGRRLRVEAEQSLLEALEHAGVQVPNLCRGGVCGQCITRHQGGAIEHRDSFLSPAEQADFLMPCVSRGCGPCISLDL is encoded by the coding sequence ATGAGCGCGGTCCTCAACGTTCAGGTCAGCGCGGCAAGAATGCTCACGCCGGTGGTGCGCGAATTAACCCTGACGGCCTGCGACGGCGCCCTGCCCGGCTTCTCGCCCGGCAGCCATGTGCAGGTGCATTTGCCCCTGGCCGAGGGCAAGGTGCGCAACGCCTACTCACTCACCAACGACCCGGCGCACATCCAGCACTACCGCATCGCCGTGCGCCTACAGGAGGCTTCTCGTGGCGGCTCGCGGTACCTGCATCACCAGGTTCAGCTCGGCGACACCTTGCAGATTTCGCCGCCGGCCAATCTGTTCGCGCCCCACGGCACCGCACACCTGCACATCCTGATCGCCGCCGGCATCGGCATCACACCGTTCATGGCCTATATCGCCGCGATGGAACAGCAGCAGGCCCGTTTTGAACTGCATTACCTGTTTCGCCCGGGCATCAGCGACGCCTACCTCGACGAACTGCAACAACACCTCGGCGCGCGCCTGCATGCGTACGACAGACGGCCCGACCTGAGCCAGATCCTCGCCGACCGGCCGCTGGGCAGCCACGTCTATACCTGTGGCCCGCAGTCGCTGCTCGACGCGGTTGAGCGTGAGGCCACGCGCCTCGGTTGGCCGCGCAAACGCGTGCATTCGGAAGCGTTCAAAGGCGCGCAACCCGGCCAGCCCTTCGACCTGCACCTGCTGCGCAGCGGCCGGCGCCTGCGCGTCGAGGCCGAGCAGAGCCTGCTCGAAGCCCTGGAACACGCCGGGGTGCAAGTGCCCAACCTGTGCCGTGGCGGGGTCTGCGGTCAGTGCATCACACGCCACCAGGGCGGTGCCATCGAACACCGCGACAGCTTCCTCAGCCCGGCCGAGCAGGCCGACTTTCTGATGCCCTGCGTCTCGCGCGGCTGCGGCCCCTGCATTTCGCTGGACCTATAG
- a CDS encoding LLM class flavin-dependent oxidoreductase translates to MKFSLFVHMERWDESVSHRQLFEDLTELTLMAEAGGFSTVWIGEHHAMEYTISPSPMPLLAYLAAKTTTIHLGAGTIIAPFWHPLRVAGECALLDVISNGRMEVGLARGAYQVEFDRMAGGMPASSGGQALREMVPVVRALWQGDYAHDGDIWKFPTSTSVPKPIQKPNPPMWIAARDPDSHNFAVANGCNVMVTPLMKGDEEVLDLKSKFQTALDNNPDVPRPQLMVLRHTHVHAADDPEGWKVGAKAISKFYRTFDAWFGNKEVPVNGFLAPSPEEKFAARPEFELESLHKTAMIGTAEEIIPRIKYYQELGVDEFSFWCDNSLPHAEKKKSLELFIKQIVPAFR, encoded by the coding sequence ATGAAGTTTTCCCTGTTCGTGCACATGGAACGTTGGGACGAAAGTGTCAGCCACCGCCAGTTGTTCGAAGACCTGACCGAACTGACCCTGATGGCCGAGGCCGGTGGCTTCAGCACCGTCTGGATCGGCGAACACCACGCCATGGAATACACCATCTCACCAAGCCCAATGCCACTGCTGGCCTACCTGGCGGCCAAAACCACCACCATTCACCTCGGCGCCGGCACCATCATCGCGCCGTTCTGGCACCCGTTGCGGGTCGCCGGCGAATGCGCACTGCTGGACGTGATCAGTAACGGTCGCATGGAAGTCGGTCTGGCCCGTGGCGCCTATCAGGTGGAGTTCGACCGCATGGCCGGCGGCATGCCCGCCTCCTCCGGCGGTCAAGCGCTGCGCGAGATGGTTCCGGTGGTGCGCGCCCTGTGGCAAGGCGACTACGCTCACGATGGCGATATCTGGAAATTCCCGACATCCACCAGCGTACCCAAGCCGATCCAGAAGCCCAACCCGCCGATGTGGATCGCCGCTCGCGACCCGGATTCGCATAACTTCGCTGTGGCAAACGGCTGCAATGTCATGGTCACTCCGCTGATGAAGGGCGACGAAGAAGTCCTCGACCTGAAGAGCAAGTTTCAGACCGCCTTGGACAACAACCCTGACGTACCGCGCCCGCAACTGATGGTGCTGCGTCACACCCACGTGCATGCGGCCGATGACCCCGAGGGCTGGAAAGTCGGGGCGAAGGCGATCTCGAAGTTCTACCGCACCTTCGATGCCTGGTTTGGCAACAAGGAAGTGCCGGTCAACGGCTTCCTGGCGCCGAGCCCGGAAGAAAAATTCGCCGCTCGCCCGGAGTTCGAACTGGAGAGCCTGCACAAGACTGCCATGATCGGCACCGCGGAAGAAATCATCCCGCGCATCAAGTATTACCAGGAACTGGGGGTCGATGAGTTCAGCTTTTGGTGCGATAACAGCCTGCCCCATGCAGAGAAGAAAAAATCTCTGGAGCTGTTTATCAAGCAGATCGTTCCCGCGTTTCGATAA
- a CDS encoding heme-dependent oxidative N-demethylase family protein, whose amino-acid sequence MPLQTSPVLSYRDDFSFRNSPAAIRRFPFPFVEDSYLYSVNIEPATSRDPGSIYEHAFDIDEHYRSEMAERALVLDKDPRRYLVMPHMQVAAWDALQMLMEHLAADYPQWFSLACDGDRWHWCNRLLEISQPFIFGDATSLPCAPLEYIGRQVQGDFALLDQRDGDLYMDAGLVTSPADWSLAFDAGMSFKQWHSPVPMAHQMGVFDRALKYLLNLQVGQPVRRLNWTLTINPRLDSSPETFHEWGADRGRITAENVGQQVHLRVELQVMARLPRSNAVMFSIRTYLISLDELVTQPGWGCRLHRVLRDLPDPIADYKGMTRYRTTLVEWLSQFDPHA is encoded by the coding sequence ATGCCCCTGCAAACGAGCCCCGTGCTGAGCTATCGCGACGACTTCAGCTTTCGCAACAGCCCTGCGGCAATCCGCCGTTTCCCCTTTCCCTTTGTCGAGGACAGCTACCTGTACTCGGTCAATATCGAACCGGCCACCTCCCGCGACCCCGGTTCGATCTATGAGCACGCCTTCGACATCGACGAGCACTACCGCTCGGAAATGGCCGAACGCGCCCTGGTGCTGGACAAGGACCCGCGCCGCTACCTGGTGATGCCGCACATGCAAGTGGCGGCCTGGGATGCATTACAGATGCTGATGGAACACCTGGCCGCCGACTACCCGCAGTGGTTCAGCCTGGCGTGTGACGGCGACCGTTGGCATTGGTGCAACCGCCTGCTGGAGATCAGTCAGCCGTTCATTTTCGGTGATGCCACCAGCCTGCCCTGCGCGCCGCTGGAGTACATCGGCCGCCAGGTCCAGGGGGATTTCGCCCTGCTCGACCAGCGCGACGGTGACCTGTACATGGACGCCGGCCTGGTCACCAGTCCGGCCGACTGGTCCCTGGCCTTCGACGCCGGCATGAGCTTCAAACAGTGGCATTCACCGGTGCCTATGGCCCACCAGATGGGCGTGTTCGACCGCGCGCTGAAGTACCTGCTCAACCTGCAAGTGGGCCAGCCAGTGCGGCGCCTGAACTGGACGCTGACCATCAACCCGCGCCTGGATTCCTCGCCCGAGACGTTCCATGAATGGGGTGCCGACCGAGGCCGCATCACCGCCGAAAACGTCGGGCAACAGGTTCACCTGCGCGTCGAGCTGCAAGTGATGGCTCGTCTGCCACGCAGCAACGCGGTGATGTTCAGCATCCGCACCTACCTGATCAGCCTGGATGAACTGGTCACTCAACCCGGCTGGGGTTGTCGCCTGCACCGCGTATTGCGCGACCTGCCCGATCCCATCGCTGACTACAAGGGCATGACCCGCTACCGAACCACGCTGGTCGAGTGGCTGAGCCAATTCGACCCGCACGCCTGA
- a CDS encoding ATP-binding protein has translation MRKLLAGLPLSQAHADGALSGFLDRFDALLPPARLNLILGGEDLSPTRRGLIEGCLDVATCPWRDARAADTPQACGTCQQRGVHRLVCALPEGQKGVLLLDSPKRAGASWRQLLEEAAQAVGVAVRLRSYNREQQRKQATSRHGALARELHDSVAQQLGYLSFQAHGLQSRLGEPQQATAGLQDLCAGLSQLQRQVRELITSARLTMDGRSLRQALADSVAEFSRRCIIVFELDNRLADDALSPETELQILQIIREALANAVRHSHARHVRIELRQNQDGDASVSVEDDGIGLSPASGEDNHFGLAIIRERAASIGARLTIEAIRPHGVRVHLGLRCHQDLPQGSFDGLHDLITDR, from the coding sequence GTGCGCAAGCTGTTGGCCGGGTTGCCTTTGAGCCAGGCGCACGCTGACGGTGCCTTATCGGGTTTTCTGGACCGTTTCGACGCACTGCTGCCACCTGCCAGGCTGAACCTGATCCTTGGCGGTGAAGACCTCAGCCCGACGCGACGCGGCTTGATCGAGGGCTGCCTGGACGTGGCGACTTGCCCCTGGCGCGACGCACGCGCGGCAGACACCCCCCAAGCCTGCGGCACGTGCCAGCAACGCGGCGTGCACCGCCTGGTGTGCGCCTTGCCCGAGGGCCAAAAGGGTGTGTTGCTGCTCGATAGCCCCAAACGGGCCGGTGCCAGTTGGCGCCAACTACTGGAGGAGGCGGCGCAGGCGGTCGGCGTGGCCGTGCGCTTGCGCAGCTACAACCGTGAGCAGCAGCGTAAACAGGCGACGTCCCGTCACGGAGCCTTGGCCCGTGAGTTGCACGACTCGGTGGCACAGCAACTTGGTTACCTGTCGTTCCAGGCCCATGGCTTGCAATCCCGGTTGGGCGAGCCGCAACAAGCCACTGCGGGTTTGCAGGACCTGTGCGCCGGATTGAGCCAACTGCAGCGCCAGGTGCGCGAACTGATCACCAGCGCTCGCCTGACCATGGACGGGCGCTCACTGCGCCAGGCCCTGGCCGACTCTGTCGCCGAGTTCTCGCGGCGCTGCATCATCGTTTTTGAACTGGACAATCGCCTGGCTGATGACGCTTTGAGCCCGGAAACCGAATTGCAGATTTTGCAGATCATTCGCGAGGCACTGGCCAACGCGGTACGCCATTCCCATGCACGGCATGTGCGCATCGAGTTGCGGCAAAACCAGGACGGTGATGCTTCTGTTTCGGTGGAGGATGACGGCATCGGACTGAGCCCGGCGTCAGGGGAGGACAACCATTTCGGCCTGGCGATTATCCGCGAGCGCGCCGCGAGCATTGGCGCCCGACTGACCATTGAGGCGATCCGCCCGCACGGGGTCCGCGTGCACCTTGGCCTTCGCTGCCACCAAGACCTGCCACAGGGGAGTTTCGATGGACTGCACGACCTTATTACTGATCGATGA
- a CDS encoding response regulator, translating into MDCTTLLLIDDHPLFRKGLAQLFGASDDFEVVGQAASGREGINLAVSLAPQQVLLDLHMPGLSGLQVLDELRQLRLDCQVVVLTASMDRAELLTALRLGASGYVLKETEPDALLDYMRNCHKGAIVLDSTLIALLADQRESVTRPAHDSDPLDTGNLTEREGQTLALIAAGMSNKQIGRELGISDGTVKIYVRNLLQKLSLHSRLELAAWVHNAASVRHEERH; encoded by the coding sequence ATGGACTGCACGACCTTATTACTGATCGATGATCACCCGTTGTTTCGCAAAGGACTGGCACAGCTGTTCGGCGCCAGCGACGACTTCGAAGTAGTGGGGCAGGCCGCCAGTGGGCGCGAAGGCATCAACCTGGCTGTGAGCCTGGCGCCGCAGCAGGTTTTGCTTGATCTGCATATGCCCGGCTTGAGCGGTTTGCAGGTGCTCGACGAACTACGTCAGTTGCGCCTCGACTGCCAGGTGGTGGTGCTCACCGCATCGATGGATCGTGCCGAGCTGTTGACCGCCCTGCGCCTGGGGGCCAGTGGTTATGTGCTCAAGGAAACCGAGCCTGATGCGTTGTTGGACTACATGCGCAATTGCCACAAGGGCGCAATCGTTCTGGATTCAACCCTGATTGCGCTGCTGGCCGATCAGCGCGAGTCGGTCACCCGGCCTGCGCACGATTCGGATCCGCTCGACACCGGCAACCTGACCGAGCGGGAGGGGCAGACCCTGGCCCTGATCGCTGCTGGCATGAGCAATAAACAGATCGGCCGGGAACTGGGGATCAGCGATGGCACGGTCAAAATCTATGTGAGGAATCTGTTGCAAAAACTCAGCCTGCACTCGCGCCTGGAGCTGGCGGCGTGGGTGCACAACGCCGCGTCGGTGAGACACGAGGAGCGTCACTAG
- the purU gene encoding formyltetrahydrofolate deformylase, producing the protein MDASSEHYILKITCPAASGIVAAISACLTRQQCYISELTQFDDEFTGQFFMRAVFRFNTGVSGDIGALREGLGDLAGGFDMQWQLFSSHQPTRVLLMVSKFDHCLTDLLYRHRKGEMDMHITAVVSNHLDLRAMAEREGIRFIYLPITKDSKASQEAELMRIVEDTQTDLVVLARYMQILSDGLCQQLSGRAINIHHSFLPGFKGAKPYHQAYDRGVKLIGATAHYVTSDLDEGPIIEQEIQRVDHTHLPDSLVAIGRDTETVALSKALKYHLEHRVFINQDKTVIFR; encoded by the coding sequence ATGGACGCCTCCAGCGAACATTACATTCTCAAGATCACCTGCCCGGCGGCGTCCGGGATCGTCGCTGCGATCAGTGCCTGCCTGACCCGGCAGCAGTGCTACATCAGCGAACTGACGCAGTTTGACGACGAGTTCACCGGGCAGTTTTTCATGCGCGCGGTGTTCCGTTTCAACACTGGCGTCAGCGGTGATATCGGCGCCCTGCGCGAAGGCCTGGGCGATCTGGCCGGCGGCTTCGACATGCAGTGGCAATTGTTCAGTTCGCACCAACCGACCCGGGTGCTGCTGATGGTCAGCAAGTTCGACCATTGCCTTACCGACCTGCTCTATCGCCACCGTAAGGGCGAGATGGACATGCACATCACCGCCGTGGTTTCCAACCACCTGGACCTGCGGGCGATGGCCGAGCGCGAGGGCATTCGCTTCATCTACCTGCCGATCACCAAGGACAGCAAGGCCAGCCAGGAGGCCGAGTTGATGCGCATCGTCGAGGACACTCAGACCGATCTGGTGGTGCTTGCCCGCTACATGCAGATTCTGTCCGACGGCCTGTGCCAGCAGCTGTCCGGCCGGGCCATCAACATCCATCACTCGTTCCTGCCCGGGTTCAAGGGCGCCAAACCCTATCACCAGGCCTATGACCGCGGCGTGAAACTGATCGGTGCCACCGCCCATTACGTCACCAGCGACCTCGACGAAGGCCCGATCATCGAGCAGGAAATCCAGCGCGTCGATCACACGCACCTGCCTGATTCTCTGGTTGCCATCGGCCGCGACACCGAGACCGTCGCCCTTTCCAAAGCCCTGAAATACCACCTGGAACACCGGGTGTTCATCAACCAGGACAAGACAGTGATCTTTCGCTGA
- a CDS encoding aminomethyltransferase family protein, with translation MTLSWRISALAERHRALGSNLEDWNGMGTAWTYSSALADHHEAIRTRAGLMDVSGLKKVHYVGPHAESLLQWATTRDIAKLYPGKSVYASMLDEEGKFVDDCIVYRTGPNAFMVVHGAGIGHEMLVRSSQGRQVAVLFDDDLHDLSLQGPLAVDFLAEHVPGIRQLPYFHHLQTRLFDRPVMISRTGYTGERGYEIFCKAADAPALWDTILEQGAGLGIIPCAFTALDWLRVESSLMFFPYDNSQMYPFADQKAGDTLWEMGLDFTVSPGKQAFRGAEEHLRLRGQERFKITGVLLEGVRPAEAGDTLWQGNQQVGVITCGMYSRLSKRSMAIARMSVACAVPGVALQVRGSLEADAVTHALPFDDPEKTKRTAKG, from the coding sequence ATGACCCTTTCATGGCGTATTTCTGCATTGGCCGAGCGGCACCGCGCCCTCGGTTCGAACCTTGAAGACTGGAATGGCATGGGCACCGCCTGGACCTACAGCAGCGCGCTGGCCGACCACCACGAAGCAATCCGCACCCGCGCCGGGCTGATGGACGTGTCCGGCCTGAAAAAAGTCCACTACGTGGGGCCCCACGCCGAGAGCCTGTTGCAGTGGGCCACCACCCGCGACATCGCCAAACTCTACCCCGGTAAATCGGTGTACGCCTCGATGCTCGATGAGGAAGGCAAGTTCGTCGATGACTGCATCGTCTACCGCACCGGGCCTAACGCGTTCATGGTGGTCCACGGCGCCGGCATCGGTCACGAAATGCTTGTGCGCTCATCCCAGGGCCGGCAAGTGGCGGTGCTGTTCGATGACGACCTGCACGACCTGTCGCTGCAAGGGCCGCTGGCAGTGGATTTTCTCGCCGAGCACGTCCCCGGGATTCGTCAGCTGCCCTATTTCCATCACCTGCAAACCCGCCTGTTCGATCGCCCGGTGATGATCTCTCGCACCGGCTACACCGGCGAGCGCGGCTACGAGATTTTCTGCAAGGCCGCCGATGCCCCAGCGCTGTGGGACACGATCCTTGAACAAGGCGCGGGCCTGGGCATCATCCCTTGCGCCTTTACCGCCCTGGACTGGTTGCGGGTGGAAAGCTCGCTGATGTTTTTCCCCTATGACAACTCGCAGATGTACCCCTTCGCCGACCAGAAGGCCGGCGACACCCTGTGGGAAATGGGCCTGGACTTCACCGTCTCACCCGGCAAACAGGCCTTCCGTGGTGCCGAGGAACACCTGCGCCTGCGCGGTCAGGAACGCTTCAAGATCACCGGTGTGCTGCTCGAGGGCGTACGCCCGGCCGAGGCCGGCGACACCCTGTGGCAGGGCAACCAGCAAGTCGGCGTGATCACCTGCGGCATGTACTCGCGCCTGAGCAAGCGCTCCATGGCCATCGCCCGGATGAGCGTCGCCTGCGCCGTGCCCGGCGTTGCACTGCAGGTACGCGGCAGCCTTGAAGCGGACGCCGTGACCCACGCCCTGCCCTTCGACGACCCGGAAAAAACCAAACGCACGGCCAAGGGCTGA
- a CDS encoding PAS domain-containing protein → MMERPEAFVQTLPLHLMDLFPAALLELRDNGQIAHFNLAWVELMDLPGTECNLIDYVHHEDRSLWRQALNELRRRPDTSFNQRLRFVHPSGELRWFDVSLKRGPQGFYLVAGDITAHKRREIALQASQRSSMSLLDSMPGLIYRGRNNRDWTMEFVSAGCLQLTGYPPERLVDNHEFTYNSLILAQDADYVWREVQYALSRQEPFELNYRIRCADQSIKHVWEKGVGIYADTREVLGIEGAIFERRAAQP, encoded by the coding sequence ATGATGGAACGGCCAGAGGCATTTGTGCAGACACTGCCCTTGCACCTGATGGATCTCTTTCCGGCGGCGTTGCTCGAACTTCGCGATAACGGTCAGATCGCCCACTTCAACCTGGCCTGGGTCGAGCTGATGGATTTGCCGGGCACGGAGTGCAACCTCATCGACTATGTGCACCACGAAGACCGTTCGTTGTGGCGTCAGGCCTTGAATGAACTGCGTCGGCGTCCCGACACCTCGTTCAACCAGCGGCTGCGTTTTGTTCACCCTTCGGGGGAACTGCGCTGGTTCGATGTCAGCCTGAAGCGCGGGCCGCAGGGTTTCTATCTGGTGGCCGGCGACATCACTGCGCACAAGCGGCGCGAGATCGCCTTGCAGGCCAGCCAGCGCAGCAGCATGAGCTTGCTCGACAGCATGCCGGGCCTGATCTATCGCGGCCGCAACAACCGCGACTGGACCATGGAGTTCGTCAGCGCCGGTTGCCTGCAACTGACCGGGTATCCACCGGAGCGGCTGGTGGACAACCATGAATTCACCTACAACAGCCTGATCCTGGCGCAGGATGCCGATTACGTCTGGCGCGAGGTGCAATATGCCTTGTCGCGGCAGGAGCCGTTCGAACTCAATTACCGGATACGTTGCGCCGATCAGTCGATCAAGCATGTCTGGGAAAAGGGTGTGGGGATCTATGCCGACACCCGGGAAGTGCTGGGTATCGAGGGGGCGATTTTCGAGCGGCGGGCGGCTCAGCCCTGA
- a CDS encoding dimethylamine monooxygenase subunit DmmA family protein codes for MKPTLNRPIVVTQSETVCAQVVAELDNPLLLNGEQPDFARCLQHVLASATVGCRLYLLGDEAFVWRIHAEARAAGLEDDEISMSCATPGLRQVYCAHCGLTQAAGPESSLNCIGCHVGLEVRTHFSRRLGAYLGVCINPDQPYAAFQP; via the coding sequence ATGAAGCCCACCCTTAACCGCCCCATCGTGGTGACGCAATCGGAAACCGTCTGCGCGCAGGTTGTCGCTGAACTGGACAACCCCCTGCTGTTGAACGGCGAACAACCCGACTTCGCCCGGTGCTTGCAACACGTATTGGCCAGCGCAACCGTGGGTTGTCGGCTCTACCTGCTGGGCGATGAAGCTTTTGTCTGGCGCATCCACGCCGAGGCCCGCGCCGCAGGCCTGGAAGACGACGAGATCAGCATGAGCTGCGCAACGCCCGGCCTGCGCCAGGTGTACTGCGCGCACTGTGGCCTGACCCAGGCGGCCGGGCCGGAGTCGTCGCTGAACTGCATCGGTTGCCACGTCGGGCTGGAGGTGCGCACGCATTTTTCCCGGCGCCTGGGGGCTTACCTCGGCGTGTGCATCAACCCCGACCAGCCCTATGCGGCCTTCCAGCCATGA
- a CDS encoding flavin reductase family protein produces the protein MIDAAIYKQVMGSFPSGVTVITTLDDDGQIVGLTASAFSSLSMDPALVLFCPNYSSDSYPVLIKNKRFAIHVLSGGQQNEAYAFARKGKDKAQGIEWTLSELGNPILANATAVIECELWREYEGGDHAIMVGAVKNLIVPQQNAGPLVYCHGKMGALPVLA, from the coding sequence ATGATCGATGCCGCCATCTACAAACAAGTGATGGGTTCGTTTCCTTCCGGGGTGACTGTGATCACCACGCTGGATGACGATGGCCAAATCGTCGGCCTGACCGCCAGCGCCTTCAGCTCGCTGTCCATGGACCCGGCCCTGGTGCTGTTTTGCCCCAACTACAGCTCCGATTCCTATCCGGTACTGATCAAGAACAAACGCTTTGCCATTCACGTCCTGTCCGGCGGCCAGCAGAACGAAGCCTATGCCTTCGCGCGCAAAGGCAAAGACAAGGCGCAAGGCATCGAATGGACCTTGAGCGAGCTGGGCAACCCGATTCTGGCTAACGCCACGGCGGTGATCGAATGCGAGCTATGGCGCGAATACGAAGGAGGCGACCACGCGATCATGGTCGGCGCGGTGAAGAACCTGATCGTGCCGCAGCAGAACGCCGGGCCACTGGTGTATTGCCACGGCAAAATGGGCGCCCTCCCTGTGCTCGCCTGA